A section of the Leptidea sinapis chromosome 26, ilLepSina1.1, whole genome shotgun sequence genome encodes:
- the LOC126972360 gene encoding abscission/NoCut checkpoint regulator isoform X2 produces the protein MSCNSCLKSYSLLRPEKGCPGCGFSYCSKCIKNKLFLTKYNSEVKVCGKCKNGIESKPPSGIPPPDAYYKTGATQHNAPICSKDDSIEQEIKSRLEKLKDGSCSTQVTIGQPNHSLEKEIEERLKLLKDIPTTSQTELEQRLANIKGIPVNNKPTLPPINTKTDEEQANDLLKQYMDQNHIESQYKDEFDQTLHNIEERLQKLKGVDASKINIGIKNKETDDSEDEEETAKRIIDKAKCEMEMLDIEIDVPSNDELPFCEICNEDATVRCLGCKYLFCKRCFMEHKDDDDGCDKYETYKPPKGFKY, from the exons atgTCATGTAACTCTTGCTTAAAATCGTATTCATTACTTCGACCAGAG AAGGGCTGCCCAGGTTGTGGATTTAGTTATTGTTCGAAATGCATAAagaataaactatttttaactaaatataattcAGAAGTAAAG GTTTGTGGCAAAtgtaaaaatggtattgaaTCAAAACCACCATCAGGAATACCACCCCCAGATGCTTATTACAA AACTGGTGCTACACAACATAATGCACCTATTTGTTCAAAAGATGATTCCATAGAACAAGAAATTAAATCTAGATTAGAAAAACTAAAAGATGGAAGTTGCAGTACTCAAGTCACAATTGGACAACCTAATCATAGTTTGGAAAAAGAAATTGAAGAAAGGTTAAAACTTCTGAAAGATATTCCAACTACATCACAGACAGAACTGGAACAGAGATTAGCTAACATTAAGGGTATACCAGTTAACAATAAA CCCACACTGCCAcctataaatacaaaaacagaTGAAGAACAAGCAAATGATCTTTTGAAACAATACATGGATCAAAATCATATTGAAAGTCAGTATAAGGATGAGTTTGACCAAACACTGCATAATATTGAGGAAAGATTACAGAAGTTGAAAGGAGTTGATgcatctaaaataaatattggaataaAAAATAAGGAAACTGATGACTCGGAAGATGAAGAAGAAACTGCTAAAAGAATAATAGATAAG GCAAAATGTGAAATGGAAATGTTGGATATTGAGATAGATGTTCCAAGCAATGATGAATTGCCGTTCTGTGAAATTTGTAATGAAGATGCAACCGTAAGATGTCTGGGATGCAAATACCTGTTTTGTAAACGGTGCTTCATGGAACATAAAGATGATGACGATGGCTGTGATAAATATGAAACGTATAAACCTCCTAaaggttttaaatattaa
- the LOC126972344 gene encoding CCA tRNA nucleotidyltransferase 1, mitochondrial isoform X1: MKRLFQLDYLFIHKLHYSKGVVHKRVRSKMDLNLKCRDDPVVLKLDTPEFRNIFTQEVMDLKKIFDKYNFEIRIAGGAVRDLLLGQAAKDLDFATTATPEEMKNIFTEENIRMINMSGEKHGTITPRINDKENFEVTTLRVDLVTDGRHAEVEFTKDWKLDANRRDLTINSMFLGFDGSVYDYFFGYDDLMKRRIAFVGDADVRIKEDFLRIMRYFRFYGRIADTPDNHEEATLKIIKNNVQGLSNVSGERIWMELKKILQGNYAGDLLKTMLSVGVGEYIGIPRPNITELESLLKRSSHLKLHPMSYLAALLTNLDDVTLLHTRLKFSAFDRDMTYFIVEHRGEKESSKPLQPYQRLILNSKIKQKDSIDYVKEVLKYRGDEVLLEQLCNWQIPIFPVNGKTLRDNGVPPGKLYGKILSKLKDIWIDNDYKQNCGDLVKYLPDIINKTK, from the exons ATGAAAAGGTTATTCCAGTTAGATTATTTGTTTATTCATAAATTA CATTACAGTAAAGGAGTTGTCCACAAGAGAGTTCGCAGTAAAATggatctaaatttaaaatgtagagATGATCCAGTAGTTTTAAAATTGGATACTCCAGAATTccgaaatatttttactcaagaAGTAATGGATCTGAAAAAGATATTTGACAAATACAACTTTGAAATACGAATAGCGGGTGGAGCTGTTAG GGATTTATTATTGGGACAAGCAGCAAAAGATTTGGATTTTGCTACCACAGCTACTCCAGAGGAAATGAAAAACATATTTACAGAGGAAAATATTAGAATGATCAATATGAGTGGTGAAAAGCATGGAACAATTACTCCACGGATCAATGATAAGGAAAACTTTGAGGTGACAACACTGAGGGTTGATTTGGTAACTGATGGCCGTCATGCAGAAGTTGAATTTACCAAAGACTGGAAACTTGATGCTAACAGAAGAGATCTTACAATAAACTCAATGTTTTTAG GTTTTGATGGATCAGTCTATGATTATTTCTTTGGATATGATGATTTAATGAAAAGAAGAATAGCTTTTGTTGGTGATGCTGATGTAAGAATCAAGGAAGATTTTCTTAGAATAATGAGGTATTTCCGGTTCTATGGGCGCATTGCAGACACACCAGATAATCATGAAGAAGCaactcttaaaattattaagaataatgTACAAGGCCTTAGCAATGTATCAGGTGAAAGAATTTGGAtggaattgaaaaaaatattgcaagGAAATTATGCTGGAGATTTATTGAAAACAATGTTGAGTGTTGGTGTTGGAGAATATATAG GTATACCTAGGCCAAATATAACAGAGTTAGAGAGTTTGCTTAAGCGAAGTTCTCATCTTAAATTGCATCCCATGAGCTATTTAGCAGCTCTATTAACAAACCTTGATGATGTGACTCTTCTTCATACTAGACTCAAGTTTTCTGCATTTGATAGAGACATGacttattttattgttgaaCATAGAGGAGAGAAAGAATCATCAAAGCCATTACA GCCCTATCAGAGGTTAATcttgaattcaaaaattaaacaaaaggaCAGTATAGATTATGTCAAAGAAGTTTTAAAGTATAGGGGAGATGAAGTTCTGCTAGAGCAGTTATGTAACTGGCAAATTCCAATATTCCCAGTGAATGGAAAAACCTTAAGAGACAATGGAGTACCACCAGGAAAATTATATGGAAAaattctatcaaaattaaaagatatCTGGATAGACAatgattataaacaaaattgtggAGACCTGGTGAAATATTTACCagatattatcaataaaaccaaataa
- the LOC126972344 gene encoding CCA tRNA nucleotidyltransferase 1, mitochondrial isoform X2 has protein sequence MDLNLKCRDDPVVLKLDTPEFRNIFTQEVMDLKKIFDKYNFEIRIAGGAVRDLLLGQAAKDLDFATTATPEEMKNIFTEENIRMINMSGEKHGTITPRINDKENFEVTTLRVDLVTDGRHAEVEFTKDWKLDANRRDLTINSMFLGFDGSVYDYFFGYDDLMKRRIAFVGDADVRIKEDFLRIMRYFRFYGRIADTPDNHEEATLKIIKNNVQGLSNVSGERIWMELKKILQGNYAGDLLKTMLSVGVGEYIGIPRPNITELESLLKRSSHLKLHPMSYLAALLTNLDDVTLLHTRLKFSAFDRDMTYFIVEHRGEKESSKPLQPYQRLILNSKIKQKDSIDYVKEVLKYRGDEVLLEQLCNWQIPIFPVNGKTLRDNGVPPGKLYGKILSKLKDIWIDNDYKQNCGDLVKYLPDIINKTK, from the exons ATggatctaaatttaaaatgtagagATGATCCAGTAGTTTTAAAATTGGATACTCCAGAATTccgaaatatttttactcaagaAGTAATGGATCTGAAAAAGATATTTGACAAATACAACTTTGAAATACGAATAGCGGGTGGAGCTGTTAG GGATTTATTATTGGGACAAGCAGCAAAAGATTTGGATTTTGCTACCACAGCTACTCCAGAGGAAATGAAAAACATATTTACAGAGGAAAATATTAGAATGATCAATATGAGTGGTGAAAAGCATGGAACAATTACTCCACGGATCAATGATAAGGAAAACTTTGAGGTGACAACACTGAGGGTTGATTTGGTAACTGATGGCCGTCATGCAGAAGTTGAATTTACCAAAGACTGGAAACTTGATGCTAACAGAAGAGATCTTACAATAAACTCAATGTTTTTAG GTTTTGATGGATCAGTCTATGATTATTTCTTTGGATATGATGATTTAATGAAAAGAAGAATAGCTTTTGTTGGTGATGCTGATGTAAGAATCAAGGAAGATTTTCTTAGAATAATGAGGTATTTCCGGTTCTATGGGCGCATTGCAGACACACCAGATAATCATGAAGAAGCaactcttaaaattattaagaataatgTACAAGGCCTTAGCAATGTATCAGGTGAAAGAATTTGGAtggaattgaaaaaaatattgcaagGAAATTATGCTGGAGATTTATTGAAAACAATGTTGAGTGTTGGTGTTGGAGAATATATAG GTATACCTAGGCCAAATATAACAGAGTTAGAGAGTTTGCTTAAGCGAAGTTCTCATCTTAAATTGCATCCCATGAGCTATTTAGCAGCTCTATTAACAAACCTTGATGATGTGACTCTTCTTCATACTAGACTCAAGTTTTCTGCATTTGATAGAGACATGacttattttattgttgaaCATAGAGGAGAGAAAGAATCATCAAAGCCATTACA GCCCTATCAGAGGTTAATcttgaattcaaaaattaaacaaaaggaCAGTATAGATTATGTCAAAGAAGTTTTAAAGTATAGGGGAGATGAAGTTCTGCTAGAGCAGTTATGTAACTGGCAAATTCCAATATTCCCAGTGAATGGAAAAACCTTAAGAGACAATGGAGTACCACCAGGAAAATTATATGGAAAaattctatcaaaattaaaagatatCTGGATAGACAatgattataaacaaaattgtggAGACCTGGTGAAATATTTACCagatattatcaataaaaccaaataa
- the LOC126972360 gene encoding abscission/NoCut checkpoint regulator isoform X1, translating into MSCNSCLKSYSLLRPEKGCPGCGFSYCSKCIKNKLFLTKYNSEVKVCGKCKNGIESKPPSGIPPPDAYYKRTGATQHNAPICSKDDSIEQEIKSRLEKLKDGSCSTQVTIGQPNHSLEKEIEERLKLLKDIPTTSQTELEQRLANIKGIPVNNKPTLPPINTKTDEEQANDLLKQYMDQNHIESQYKDEFDQTLHNIEERLQKLKGVDASKINIGIKNKETDDSEDEEETAKRIIDKAKCEMEMLDIEIDVPSNDELPFCEICNEDATVRCLGCKYLFCKRCFMEHKDDDDGCDKYETYKPPKGFKY; encoded by the exons atgTCATGTAACTCTTGCTTAAAATCGTATTCATTACTTCGACCAGAG AAGGGCTGCCCAGGTTGTGGATTTAGTTATTGTTCGAAATGCATAAagaataaactatttttaactaaatataattcAGAAGTAAAG GTTTGTGGCAAAtgtaaaaatggtattgaaTCAAAACCACCATCAGGAATACCACCCCCAGATGCTTATTACAA AAGAACTGGTGCTACACAACATAATGCACCTATTTGTTCAAAAGATGATTCCATAGAACAAGAAATTAAATCTAGATTAGAAAAACTAAAAGATGGAAGTTGCAGTACTCAAGTCACAATTGGACAACCTAATCATAGTTTGGAAAAAGAAATTGAAGAAAGGTTAAAACTTCTGAAAGATATTCCAACTACATCACAGACAGAACTGGAACAGAGATTAGCTAACATTAAGGGTATACCAGTTAACAATAAA CCCACACTGCCAcctataaatacaaaaacagaTGAAGAACAAGCAAATGATCTTTTGAAACAATACATGGATCAAAATCATATTGAAAGTCAGTATAAGGATGAGTTTGACCAAACACTGCATAATATTGAGGAAAGATTACAGAAGTTGAAAGGAGTTGATgcatctaaaataaatattggaataaAAAATAAGGAAACTGATGACTCGGAAGATGAAGAAGAAACTGCTAAAAGAATAATAGATAAG GCAAAATGTGAAATGGAAATGTTGGATATTGAGATAGATGTTCCAAGCAATGATGAATTGCCGTTCTGTGAAATTTGTAATGAAGATGCAACCGTAAGATGTCTGGGATGCAAATACCTGTTTTGTAAACGGTGCTTCATGGAACATAAAGATGATGACGATGGCTGTGATAAATATGAAACGTATAAACCTCCTAaaggttttaaatattaa
- the LOC126972361 gene encoding DNA repair protein XRCC3, whose product MDALQNLFPPQMYDVLERSGICTLKEIITLSFWDIKKLTNMTNDDISLLKNIVATHGCPTIFTGDQLIEEPKLSTGCRVIDGLLNGGLQRGTITEIYGESGTGKTQLALQMIAHIADGAIYICTENKFPIKRFEQIGKNITGREDLNICHGNNVHIEQITESSDLMACVKVRMIKLLEKKRVSLIIIDSIAAPFRVENTDYVQRAEDIRDLAVSLQKAAQRYNLAVVCINQVTSSFTEFEDVLPSLGLTWSNMISYRLFVRRTKIIKKYNDGDYCVRDITVIFAPDIANKSCQFIVTTKGIEEP is encoded by the coding sequence atggatGCACTCCAAAATTTATTTCCGCCGCAAATGTATGACGTTTTGGAAAGAAGTGGTATCTGCACACTGAAAGAAATTATTACGCTTTCATTTTGGGATATTAAAAAGCTAACCAATATGACAAATGATGATATTTCGTTGCTGAAAAATATAGTAGCTACTCATGGATGCCCAACTATATTTACTGGTGACCAATTGATAGAGGAGCCTAAGCTTTCAACTGGCTGTCGCGTAATCGATGGCTTGCTCAACGGTGGTCTACAAAGAGGAACTATAACTGAAATATATGGAGAGAGTGGAACAGGCAAGACTCAGTTGGCTTTACAAATGATCGCACATATAGCGGACGGAGCTATATATATTTGTACTGAAAATAAATTTCCAATTAAAAGGTTTGAGCAGATAGGCAAAAATATTACTGGAAGAGAAGATCTAAATATATGCCACGGAAACAATGTACATATCGAACAAATAACAGAATCATCCGATCTAATGGCATGTGTGAAAGTcagaatgataaaactattgGAAAAGAAAAGAGTGTCATTGATAATTATTGATTCAATAGCTGCACCTTTTAGAGTTGAAAATACAGATTACGTCCAAAGGGCAGAAGATATTAGGGATTTAGCTGTATCTCTTCAAAAAGCCGCTCAAAGGTATAACTTAGCGGTTGTTTGTATAAATCAAGTAACTTCTTCATTTACAGAATTCGAAGATGTCCTTCCATCACTAGGATTGACTTGGTCTAACATGATTTCATATAGATTGTTTGTAAGGcgaacaaaaattattaaaaaatataatgacggTGACTACTGCGTGCGTGATATAACTGTGATATTCGCTCCTGACATTGCAAATAAAAGTTGTCAATTTATTGTAACAACAAAAGGTATAGAAGAACCTTAA
- the LOC126972344 gene encoding CCA tRNA nucleotidyltransferase 1, mitochondrial isoform X3, whose protein sequence is MKNIFTEENIRMINMSGEKHGTITPRINDKENFEVTTLRVDLVTDGRHAEVEFTKDWKLDANRRDLTINSMFLGFDGSVYDYFFGYDDLMKRRIAFVGDADVRIKEDFLRIMRYFRFYGRIADTPDNHEEATLKIIKNNVQGLSNVSGERIWMELKKILQGNYAGDLLKTMLSVGVGEYIGIPRPNITELESLLKRSSHLKLHPMSYLAALLTNLDDVTLLHTRLKFSAFDRDMTYFIVEHRGEKESSKPLQPYQRLILNSKIKQKDSIDYVKEVLKYRGDEVLLEQLCNWQIPIFPVNGKTLRDNGVPPGKLYGKILSKLKDIWIDNDYKQNCGDLVKYLPDIINKTK, encoded by the exons ATGAAAAACATATTTACAGAGGAAAATATTAGAATGATCAATATGAGTGGTGAAAAGCATGGAACAATTACTCCACGGATCAATGATAAGGAAAACTTTGAGGTGACAACACTGAGGGTTGATTTGGTAACTGATGGCCGTCATGCAGAAGTTGAATTTACCAAAGACTGGAAACTTGATGCTAACAGAAGAGATCTTACAATAAACTCAATGTTTTTAG GTTTTGATGGATCAGTCTATGATTATTTCTTTGGATATGATGATTTAATGAAAAGAAGAATAGCTTTTGTTGGTGATGCTGATGTAAGAATCAAGGAAGATTTTCTTAGAATAATGAGGTATTTCCGGTTCTATGGGCGCATTGCAGACACACCAGATAATCATGAAGAAGCaactcttaaaattattaagaataatgTACAAGGCCTTAGCAATGTATCAGGTGAAAGAATTTGGAtggaattgaaaaaaatattgcaagGAAATTATGCTGGAGATTTATTGAAAACAATGTTGAGTGTTGGTGTTGGAGAATATATAG GTATACCTAGGCCAAATATAACAGAGTTAGAGAGTTTGCTTAAGCGAAGTTCTCATCTTAAATTGCATCCCATGAGCTATTTAGCAGCTCTATTAACAAACCTTGATGATGTGACTCTTCTTCATACTAGACTCAAGTTTTCTGCATTTGATAGAGACATGacttattttattgttgaaCATAGAGGAGAGAAAGAATCATCAAAGCCATTACA GCCCTATCAGAGGTTAATcttgaattcaaaaattaaacaaaaggaCAGTATAGATTATGTCAAAGAAGTTTTAAAGTATAGGGGAGATGAAGTTCTGCTAGAGCAGTTATGTAACTGGCAAATTCCAATATTCCCAGTGAATGGAAAAACCTTAAGAGACAATGGAGTACCACCAGGAAAATTATATGGAAAaattctatcaaaattaaaagatatCTGGATAGACAatgattataaacaaaattgtggAGACCTGGTGAAATATTTACCagatattatcaataaaaccaaataa